TTGCCCGGAGTTCCGTGATGTCGACGGCGCGTATGCAGCCGTTGCCGTGACGATCTACGACTTCCTGGCCTAGTGGTTCGTAACTGAAGTTGTTGGTCGGTCGGCCTTGGCCAAGATCTCCTCGGCGGGTTTTGTCCAGACGAAGGGATGGGTGCGGTCGTTCCAGCCTTCGATGAAGGCGCGGATCTTGGTGTTGAGGTCTTTGACGGAGCGGAATACTCCGCGGCGGATGGCCTGGCGGTCGATGAGGGAGAACCAGATCTCGACCATGTTCAGCCAGGACCCGGAGCTCGGGGTGAAGTGCACGACGATGCGCGGGTTCTCGGCCAGCCAGGCACCCACCGTGGGGTGCTTGTGCGTGGCGTAGTTGTCCATGACCAGGTGCAGGTCCTGGTCGGGGTAGGCGCGTGCGACCTGCTTGAGGAAGGCCAGGAACTCCTGGTGGCGGTGGCGTGGCTTACAGGCCGCAGTGACCTGGCCGGTGGCGATCTCCAGCGCCGCGAACAGCGTCGAGGTGCCGTGCCGCTTGTAGTCGTGGGTCCACCGGGCGGGCAGATTCGGCCGCATCGGCAACATCGGGGCGGTGCGGTCCAGCGCCTGGATCTGCGATTTCTCGTCCACACAAAGCACGACCGCGTTATCCGGCGGGGCCAGGTAGAGCCCGACCACGTCGGTCACCTTCGCGATCAGTTCCGGGTCGGTGGAGAACTTGAACGTCTCGCACCGCCAGGGCTGCACCCCGTGGCGCCTCCAGGCCCGCGCGACCGTGGCGTGATCGATGTTCAGATGCCGGGCCGGCAACCGCGAGGACCAATGCGTGACGCCGAACTTCTTCGGCGGCGGCCGCAACGTCGCGGTGATGATCGCTGCCCGGTCGATCTCGCGCGGACGACCCGACCGCGGCGCATCGGTCAGACCCGCCAGCCCGGAACGCTGGTAACGCGAGCGCCACATCACCACCGTCGTGCGGCTGATCCCCAACCGCTCGGCGATCTCGGTGTGCGAAACCCCATCCGCGGCCAACAGCACGATCCGGGCCCGCTGGACCAGTCCCGCCTTCATCGTCGAGGCCCTCGTCCAGGCCGACAACGTCTCCCGGTCCCCGTCCCGCAGACCCAGCACCGCTGCGCGCATGGGCCATTGTCCCGAACCCAACCGTTCACAGACTTTAGTGACCCACCACTAGCCTCGATCTTTCACGCGGCTCCGGCGTGTCGGTGGGGCAGTGATTTGGGGGGCGTTTCGGCTGCGTTTCGCCGGCCGGGCGTGCGGGAGTGCCGGCCGTCGCTCCGGTGGCGGGGTTGCCGGTCCTGGGTTGTCGGGGTGGGTGACTGGGCGTCAGGTGAAGGCGGCACGCAGTCGGGCGAAGGCGGTCACCAGGTCGGCGGCCCAGGGCCAGTCCCGGTCGATCTTGAGGTAGCCGCGACGGGCTTTGTCCACGACCAGGGCCCCGAGGTGCAGGAGTCGGTAGCGGCAGGGTGGCTGGTTCGGCCCGGGCCAGGCTGGTTTCCTCGAGGCACAGGGCTTTGGTCCAGGTGAGCAGGTCCGCCCCGGTCAGGGCGAGTTCGAGCCAGGGCGCGTTCGCGGTGGCGCTGTGGCAGGGCAGGTTGGCCATGCCGGTGTCCTTACCGACCCGGATGGCGTCCTCGACGCGGGCATGGGCGCGGTGGCGCACTTCCAGGTCGGCCAACTGCCTGCTCGGGCCACCGGCCGGGGTGTCGGTGATGAACGCGGTGAACCGGTGCCCGGCGGCGTCGGTGAAGCGGATCTGCGCGCCGGGGTGGGGTCGTTCGCGGCGCACGATCACCCGTGAACCTTCCGGCCAGGCGGAGAGATCCAGCAGGTCGGTCAGTTCGGCGACCCGGGCCCCGCGTCGTGGTTGCCCGTCGCGGTTGTAGGCAGCGGTCCACGCCTTCTCCGGGACGGTGTTGATCGCGTCCTGCACGCGCACCTCGATCGGGAAACCCAACGAGAACTGACAACCAAGCTCGCGCAGCCTCTTGGCGAAGGCGTGGGTGGCCCCGGCCGAATCGGCCGAGACCAGCACCGCCGGGCCGGTGGTGTCGCCGGGGCGCGGGCGGGCGTGCTCCGGCAACCCCGCCAGTGCCAGGTTCAGTACGGCGATGTGATCGGTTGCGGTGTTGCTACCGGCATTGCCCGGGCGCAGCAGCCCCGCCAGGGCCTCCACGCCGGCTACCTCGGGGCGGTCGAGGTAACACAGCAGTGGGTGGAAGCCGAACCCCTTCTTCCACGTCGGTCGGGGGTCCTCCTTCTCCGAATGCGCATCGAGCAGGCTCGCGTCGAAGAACAACCGCAGCCCCGCGGCCACATCCGGGCCGCCACCGGCGGCCCACACCGCCGCCCGCGCACCGACACGCGCCGTCCGGATCTCGGCGAGCTTGCCCGGGCTCACCCGGTCCAGCACCCGCCAGGCGGTCGCATCGGAGGCGACCGTCCCGAACAGCTTGTCCTGATCACGCAATGTGCGCAGGTCCGCCAACGCCGTCCCACCATCGGCGATGCTCACGGCCAGATCCGCCAGGACCTGCCCCGGGGCACGGACCGGCGGGCCCTGATAGGTGTCGAGCAGCACATCAGTCCAACCAGCGACCAGACCACTGTCGCGGGCCAGTTCCCGCAGCAGCGCCGTCCCGGCGTGGGAGACCACGCCCTTACCATCCGCGCTGACTGTGAACCGCGACTTGCCCTTGCTGTTCTTCACCCGCGGAGTGCCTTCCCGTTCGGCGAACATGGACCCTCAACAAGCCCATTTTCCCTTACAGGCAAGGCACTTCCGTGTTCCCGGACCAGGTGGCGAACCTATTCCGATGAAAGATCGAGGCTAAGAGCGTGTCTCAAGTGGCGAGTTTCTTCCAGCAGGTCAGCGCGGCGGCGAGGGTCAGGAACGCTGCGAACAGGTTGCCGTCGCGTTCGTAACGCACCGTCAGGCGGCGGTAGCCGCTGAGCCAGGCGATAGTGCGCTCGACCTTCCAGCGGTAGCGCCCCAGGCGTTCCTTGGACTCGATGCCCTTGCGTGCGATGCGTGGGGTGATCCGGCGTTCACGCAGCCACTGGCGGCGGGCGGCGGAGTCGTAGGCCTTGTCGGCGCGCAGTTTGGCGGGCTTGTTGCGTCGAGGTCCGCGACGGGACCGGATCGCGGGGATGGCCTCGACCATGGGTTGGAGTCGGGTCCCGTCGTTGACGTTCGCGCCGGTGACCTCGGTGGCCAACGGCAGCCCGTCGGCCTCGGTGATCACATGCAGCTTGGAGCCCGGTTTCCCTCTGTCGACAGGGTTTGGGCCGGTAAGAGTGCCCCCCTTTTCGCCCGGACGCTCGCCGCGTCCAGCAGCGCCGAGGACCAGTCCAGCCGCCCGTCGGCACCGAGACGGTCGAGCATCTCCTGGTGCAGGCGCTGCCAAAACCCGTCCGCGGTCCAGGACTGGAAACGGCGGTGTGCCGTCGGGGTGCTCACCCCGAACTCCGTCGGTAGATGCCGCCACGCGCACCCCGCAGTCAGCACGTAGACAACCGCGGTGAACACGTCACGGTCGGGCAGCGGAACGGTCCCAC
The sequence above is a segment of the Sporichthyaceae bacterium genome. Coding sequences within it:
- a CDS encoding IS630 family transposase; this translates as MRAAVLGLRDGDRETLSAWTRASTMKAGLVQRARIVLLAADGVSHTEIAERLGISRTTVVMWRSRYQRSGLAGLTDAPRSGRPREIDRAAIITATLRPPPKKFGVTHWSSRLPARHLNIDHATVARAWRRHGVQPWRCETFKFSTDPELIAKVTDVVGLYLAPPDNAVVLCVDEKSQIQALDRTAPMLPMRPNLPARWTHDYKRHGTSTLFAALEIATGQVTAACKPRHRHQEFLAFLKQVARAYPDQDLHLVMDNYATHKHPTVGAWLAENPRIVVHFTPSSGSWLNMVEIWFSLIDRQAIRRGVFRSVKDLNTKIRAFIEGWNDRTHPFVWTKPAEEILAKADRPTTSVTNH
- a CDS encoding IS5 family transposase (programmed frameshift); the encoded protein is MSERMVPDELWEIVEPLLPLFNLRPQGGGTVPLPDRDVFTAVVYVLTAGCAWRHLPTEFGVSTPTAHRRFQSWTADGFWQRLHQEMLDRLGADGRLDWSSALLDAASVRAKRGTLTGPNPVDRGKPGSKLHVITEADGLPLATEVTGANVNDGTRLQPMVEAIPAIRSRRGPRRNKPAKLRADKAYDSAARRQWLRERRITPRIARKGIESKERLGRYRWKVERTIAWLSGYRRLTVRYERDGNLFAAFLTLAAALTCWKKLAT